In Pseudomonas hamedanensis, a single window of DNA contains:
- a CDS encoding MATE family efflux transporter, giving the protein MIFRLLLRGGALGAKFLLVLAITHYLGYEALGFYGVVVAASLIASKFYSVGFSSEINRLISVGGSSRRVVDKVLLLYLAVGLLLSVATVLVYSLFQQVEAAALLILCVTLVLLTEHLSFEINSFVFSAQKATAGALLFFIKTGLWALLAVGGMMLGWVAGIASVLWLWVVANVLVIAVGYLIVVKVHKGREAVALDTATVWKAGLPFYLGTGLIALSQYAERFLIIDLEPYASLGKYVYAWSAANTLQALSYAVVAVVGIPVLAKRFQADQQAFTVKQLFINKWVMRSLVVSAAVAVAIYLFFNVVLDYVATSVPRPDNAILGVLIFSFALRAIGDIVWGGLIASKNSRVSLASAALCLMISVPVSYLLIKHYSIYGAAWGNVFAIVVQLAVIALLTRVTGAKKAALSWA; this is encoded by the coding sequence ATGATATTTCGGCTGTTGCTTCGCGGCGGAGCCTTGGGCGCGAAGTTCTTGCTGGTGCTGGCGATCACTCATTACCTCGGTTATGAGGCGCTGGGTTTTTACGGCGTGGTGGTCGCGGCGTCGCTGATCGCTTCGAAGTTTTACAGTGTGGGTTTCAGTTCCGAGATCAACCGGCTGATCAGCGTGGGTGGCAGTTCCCGTCGTGTGGTCGACAAAGTCCTGCTGCTGTACCTGGCGGTGGGGCTGCTGCTGTCGGTGGCGACGGTGCTGGTGTATTCGCTGTTCCAGCAGGTGGAAGCGGCGGCGTTGCTAATCCTTTGCGTGACCCTGGTGTTGCTCACCGAGCACCTGTCGTTCGAGATCAACTCATTCGTGTTCTCTGCGCAAAAAGCCACGGCAGGGGCCTTGCTGTTCTTCATCAAGACTGGCCTCTGGGCGCTGTTGGCGGTGGGCGGGATGATGCTCGGTTGGGTCGCGGGCATCGCCAGTGTGTTGTGGCTGTGGGTGGTCGCCAACGTGTTGGTGATCGCGGTCGGTTACCTGATTGTGGTGAAGGTACACAAAGGCCGCGAAGCGGTGGCGCTGGACACCGCGACCGTGTGGAAAGCCGGGTTGCCGTTCTATCTCGGCACCGGGCTGATTGCCCTGAGTCAGTACGCCGAGCGCTTTCTGATCATCGATCTGGAACCCTACGCCAGCCTCGGCAAATACGTCTATGCGTGGTCGGCAGCGAACACTTTGCAGGCGTTGTCGTATGCGGTGGTGGCGGTGGTCGGCATTCCGGTGTTGGCCAAGCGTTTCCAGGCTGATCAGCAGGCGTTCACGGTCAAGCAACTCTTTATCAACAAGTGGGTGATGCGCTCGTTGGTCGTCTCGGCTGCGGTGGCGGTGGCGATTTATCTGTTCTTCAACGTGGTGCTCGATTATGTCGCCACCAGCGTCCCGCGTCCGGACAACGCAATCCTCGGCGTGCTGATCTTTTCCTTCGCCTTGCGCGCAATTGGCGACATCGTCTGGGGCGGCTTGATCGCTTCGAAAAACAGCCGGGTATCGCTGGCCAGCGCGGCCCTCTGCCTGATGATTTCGGTGCCGGTCAGCTACCTGCTGATCAAGCATTACTCGATCTATGGCGCGGCGTGGGGCAATGTCTTTGCGATCGTCGTGCAACTGGCCGTGATTGCCCTGTTGACTCGCGTCACCGGCGCGAAGAAGGCCGCGCTGTCATGGGCCTGA
- a CDS encoding polysaccharide biosynthesis tyrosine autokinase, whose product MQLPSVIGNRDNDQDSIDLMGIFGSLIDQKWLIGALTGAFMVTGVAYAVLATPVYLANALVQVEPKKNDMLGFSDLNSMLGGQSPSVTEIGIIKSRAVIGKTVDDLRLDIDVTPNTFPLIGGFLSRRYRGDSETSVAPPRLGLNSYAWGGERLEFSRLELPKDLLGKKLALIAGEQQRFQLFDENDNLLVEGVAGEAFANDGVEGQIAQLAANPGTRFQVVRNPRIVTIQGYQDALDISEQGKESGIIRLALASSDAAEAVKILNKIAALYVEQNVRRTSAEAAQSLAFLQSQLPQVKRDLAKASDALNAYQTHGKTVNISLETQSVLGQSVALETRISELKMQQAELDRKFTKQHPAYRALMTQIGELTQQQKSLEGKVQDLPATQQELLNLTRDVEVASQIYTQLLNKSQELDIVRAGAVGNVRLVDTADVDLTSPIKPKKPLIVLIATFLGAFVGVALVLLRKSLSRGLEGPEAIEQLGLPVYASIPYSALQEEEDSKKGRARDGVDKPAYLLALRNPTDLSIESIRSLRTCLHFAGLDSTNNRIMISGPSPQVGKTFVSSNLAAVMALSGQRVVLIDADMRKGHLHKTLDTPIANGLSDLLVKRCTLEQAINKVEVDNLHFISRGQVPPNPSELLMHANFRELLAQLSDLYDLVIIDTPPLLAVTDAAIVGREAGISLIVTRFGVNPAKEIELTIRRFAQNGIELKGAVFNGVEKRAASYYGGNGYYNYEYASDKA is encoded by the coding sequence ATGCAGTTACCGTCCGTAATCGGCAACCGTGACAACGATCAAGACAGTATTGATCTGATGGGCATCTTTGGCAGTCTGATTGACCAGAAATGGCTGATCGGCGCGCTCACCGGTGCCTTCATGGTCACCGGCGTCGCCTATGCGGTTCTGGCCACCCCGGTCTACCTGGCGAATGCACTGGTGCAGGTCGAACCGAAAAAGAACGACATGCTCGGTTTTTCCGACCTCAACAGCATGCTCGGTGGGCAATCGCCGTCGGTGACCGAAATCGGCATCATCAAGTCTCGCGCGGTGATCGGTAAAACCGTTGACGATTTGCGCCTGGACATCGACGTCACGCCCAACACGTTCCCGTTGATCGGCGGCTTTCTTTCGCGTCGCTATCGCGGCGACAGTGAGACCAGCGTCGCGCCGCCGCGTTTGGGCCTGAACAGCTACGCCTGGGGCGGTGAGCGCCTGGAGTTCAGCCGGCTCGAACTGCCGAAAGACCTGCTCGGCAAGAAACTCGCGCTGATCGCCGGCGAGCAGCAGCGCTTCCAGCTGTTCGATGAAAACGACAACCTGCTCGTCGAGGGCGTGGCGGGTGAGGCGTTTGCCAACGACGGTGTAGAAGGGCAGATCGCTCAGTTGGCGGCCAATCCCGGCACACGTTTTCAGGTGGTGCGCAATCCGCGGATCGTGACCATTCAGGGTTATCAGGACGCGCTGGACATTTCCGAGCAAGGCAAGGAATCGGGGATCATTCGTCTGGCGCTGGCCAGCTCGGACGCCGCCGAAGCAGTGAAAATCCTTAACAAGATTGCCGCTTTGTACGTCGAGCAGAACGTGCGTCGCACCTCGGCGGAAGCGGCGCAGAGCCTGGCGTTTCTGCAAAGCCAACTGCCCCAGGTCAAACGCGATCTGGCCAAGGCCAGCGATGCCTTGAACGCCTACCAGACCCACGGCAAGACCGTGAACATCTCGCTGGAAACGCAATCGGTGCTCGGTCAGTCCGTGGCGCTTGAAACGCGGATTTCCGAGCTGAAAATGCAGCAGGCGGAACTCGATCGCAAGTTCACCAAACAGCACCCGGCCTACCGCGCGTTGATGACGCAGATTGGCGAGTTGACCCAGCAGCAGAAATCCCTTGAAGGCAAGGTTCAGGACCTGCCGGCCACTCAACAGGAATTGCTCAACCTGACCCGCGACGTCGAAGTGGCCTCGCAGATCTACACGCAATTGCTGAACAAATCCCAGGAGCTGGACATCGTCCGGGCCGGCGCCGTCGGCAACGTCCGTCTGGTCGATACCGCCGACGTCGACCTGACCAGCCCGATCAAACCGAAAAAACCGCTGATCGTGCTGATCGCCACATTCCTCGGTGCTTTTGTCGGCGTTGCCCTGGTGTTGCTGCGCAAATCCCTCAGCCGTGGCCTGGAAGGTCCCGAGGCCATCGAGCAGTTGGGCTTGCCGGTGTACGCGTCGATTCCGTACAGCGCCTTGCAGGAAGAAGAGGACAGCAAAAAGGGCCGCGCGCGCGATGGTGTGGACAAGCCGGCGTACCTGCTGGCCCTGCGCAACCCGACGGATCTGTCGATCGAATCGATTCGCAGCCTGCGCACCTGCCTGCACTTCGCCGGGCTGGATTCGACCAACAACCGCATCATGATTTCCGGGCCGAGCCCACAGGTCGGCAAGACCTTCGTCTCGTCCAACCTCGCCGCGGTCATGGCCCTCAGTGGTCAGCGCGTGGTGCTGATCGATGCCGACATGCGCAAAGGTCATTTGCACAAGACCCTCGACACGCCGATTGCCAACGGTCTGTCCGACCTGCTGGTCAAGCGCTGCACCCTTGAGCAGGCGATCAATAAGGTCGAAGTCGACAACCTGCACTTCATCAGCCGTGGGCAGGTCCCGCCCAATCCGTCCGAGCTGTTGATGCACGCCAACTTCCGCGAGCTGCTGGCGCAACTCAGCGACCTCTACGACCTGGTGATCATCGACACGCCGCCGCTGCTGGCGGTGACCGACGCCGCCATCGTCGGCCGCGAAGCCGGCATCAGCCTGATCGTCACCCGTTTCGGCGTGAACCCGGCCAAAGAGATCGAGCTGACCATTCGCCGCTTCGCGCAAAACGGCATCGAGTTGAAAGGCGCGGTGTTCAACGGCGTCGAGAAGCGTGCGGCCAGCTATTACGGCGGCAACGGCTATTACAACTACGAATACGCGTCCGACAAGGCCTGA
- a CDS encoding cellulase family glycosylhydrolase encodes MKSAHLNKLGALALMALGATSQVHASELFPNLPAKTIGVQVKIQSFTAADAAQIKAAGFSFVRFGVWSDSLTAQTYQKQVSDAFAAAASAGLPVLLTMRAIKALPATSPTELDAAGGKFANAVSGLEKSYSAQLVAIEIWNEPDLATYWPTGNFDTTFVPFMAGMCKALEAQPQLAPRVGFGFARAPSAGSASTVALKRIVSEHPKCLNAVSYHPYGMTATQISNAQTFIQQNFNLPGVISEWGVSALASNGGPEGQATRINAFITDVKRLNIPLTSIYEWRNSATGSNEREQNFGLLTSDGQAKPARLSVEPLLNAE; translated from the coding sequence ATGAAATCAGCACATCTGAATAAACTCGGCGCCCTCGCCCTGATGGCGCTCGGTGCAACCAGCCAGGTTCACGCCAGTGAGCTGTTCCCTAACCTTCCAGCAAAAACCATCGGTGTTCAGGTCAAAATCCAGAGCTTCACCGCCGCCGATGCCGCCCAAATCAAGGCAGCCGGCTTCAGCTTCGTGCGCTTCGGCGTGTGGAGCGACAGCCTGACCGCCCAGACCTACCAGAAGCAGGTCAGCGATGCTTTCGCCGCCGCCGCCTCAGCCGGGTTACCCGTGCTGCTGACCATGCGCGCAATCAAGGCACTGCCCGCGACTTCGCCCACTGAACTGGACGCAGCCGGCGGTAAGTTTGCCAACGCCGTGAGCGGACTGGAAAAGTCCTACAGCGCGCAATTGGTGGCAATCGAGATCTGGAATGAGCCAGACCTGGCAACCTACTGGCCAACGGGCAACTTCGACACCACCTTCGTGCCCTTCATGGCGGGTATGTGTAAAGCGCTGGAAGCTCAGCCTCAGCTGGCGCCGCGAGTCGGTTTCGGCTTTGCCCGGGCACCGAGCGCCGGCTCGGCCTCGACCGTTGCGCTGAAACGCATCGTCAGCGAACACCCTAAATGCCTGAACGCCGTCTCCTACCACCCGTATGGCATGACGGCCACCCAGATCAGCAACGCACAGACGTTCATCCAGCAGAATTTCAATCTGCCGGGCGTCATCAGTGAGTGGGGGGTTTCCGCGCTCGCGTCCAACGGTGGCCCCGAAGGGCAAGCGACCAGGATCAACGCATTTATCACGGACGTTAAACGGCTGAATATCCCGTTGACCTCTATCTACGAATGGAGAAACAGCGCCACGGGCAGTAACGAACGCGAGCAGAATTTTGGCTTGCTGACTTCCGACGGTCAGGCGAAACCGGCACGGCTGTCGGTCGAGCCGCTGTTAAACGCCGAGTAG
- a CDS encoding acyltransferase family protein, with amino-acid sequence MSSKKKSLEIETLRGLACLLLVLYHVIGPLGGGLKIDIGSPFRVLADSMVYVRMPLFTFISGYIYSIYKIRGNDFSAFFSGKVRRLIVPLFCVGVPFSVLQAVGPGVNKDVGVIDALLSFWVPINHFWFLQAVFIIFMFVGLLEWRGLLRSATRLYGLFAFAAVLFLLPPLPLDAFGINGAIYLLPFFVAGMIGQENVERLKRTFKVSGPLLFVVISLTLLYVAAMDRELIVDRRSVVGLIVGCVSCFALLSSDMRSRALTWLGGYSYAIFLFHVLFAATSRFVLGRLGVKDESLLVLGGWSCGLLGPVVLAMVFSRFNFTSVLFLGERAAKQKPPTIVTPVVQTQNS; translated from the coding sequence ATGTCGAGCAAGAAAAAATCCCTGGAAATCGAAACCCTGCGCGGCCTGGCGTGCCTGCTGCTGGTGCTCTATCACGTCATCGGACCGCTGGGCGGCGGCTTGAAGATCGACATCGGCTCGCCGTTTCGGGTGCTCGCCGATTCGATGGTGTATGTGCGCATGCCGCTGTTCACCTTCATTTCCGGGTACATCTATTCGATCTACAAGATTCGCGGCAATGATTTTTCGGCGTTTTTCAGCGGCAAGGTGCGGCGCTTGATCGTGCCGCTGTTTTGCGTCGGTGTGCCGTTTTCGGTATTGCAAGCGGTGGGGCCGGGGGTGAACAAAGACGTCGGCGTGATCGATGCGCTGTTGTCGTTCTGGGTGCCGATCAACCACTTCTGGTTTTTGCAGGCGGTGTTCATCATCTTCATGTTCGTCGGCCTGCTGGAGTGGCGCGGCCTGCTGCGTTCGGCGACGCGGCTGTATGGGCTGTTTGCATTTGCAGCTGTGTTGTTTTTGCTGCCGCCGTTGCCGCTGGATGCGTTCGGCATCAACGGCGCGATTTACCTGCTGCCATTTTTTGTCGCGGGGATGATCGGCCAGGAAAACGTCGAGCGCTTGAAACGCACGTTCAAAGTCAGCGGGCCACTGCTGTTTGTGGTGATCTCGCTGACGCTGCTGTACGTGGCGGCGATGGATCGCGAGTTGATTGTCGACCGTCGCAGTGTGGTCGGGCTGATTGTGGGTTGTGTGTCGTGCTTCGCCTTGTTGTCCAGCGACATGCGTTCCAGGGCGCTCACCTGGCTGGGCGGTTATTCTTATGCGATTTTTCTGTTTCATGTGCTGTTCGCCGCGACGTCGCGGTTTGTGCTCGGGCGCCTGGGCGTGAAGGATGAAAGCCTGTTGGTGCTGGGCGGCTGGAGTTGTGGCTTGCTCGGGCCAGTGGTGTTGGCGATGGTGTTCAGTCGGTTCAATTTCACCTCCGTGTTGTTCCTCGGAGAGCGCGCGGCGAAGCAGAAACCGCCAACAATCGTGACACCTGTTGTGCAGACGCAAAACAGCTGA
- a CDS encoding phosphohexomutase domain-containing protein codes for MNIAQHSTEIEREVDNLGVMSWLSRHQPLPSANESWLGTILLVERIGVFPASGDIRRPMRDPYPLLAHLKQLYGEQALEMDDRDGLKVIFSDWRFRVRLCCNDPAIIINVETRCDTRLMPQKLDELLDQIDNFAPAK; via the coding sequence ATGAACATTGCACAACATTCGACAGAGATTGAACGTGAGGTAGACAACCTCGGGGTGATGAGCTGGTTGTCCCGCCATCAACCGTTGCCCAGCGCCAATGAATCCTGGCTGGGCACGATTCTGCTGGTGGAGCGCATCGGCGTGTTTCCCGCGTCCGGCGATATCCGCCGACCGATGCGCGATCCCTATCCCCTGCTCGCTCATTTGAAGCAACTGTATGGCGAGCAGGCGCTGGAAATGGATGACCGCGATGGGCTGAAAGTGATTTTCAGCGACTGGCGCTTTCGCGTGCGCCTGTGCTGTAACGACCCGGCGATTATCATCAACGTGGAAACCCGTTGTGATACGCGGTTAATGCCGCAGAAGCTCGACGAACTGCTCGATCAAATCGATAACTTCGCCCCTGCGAAATGA
- a CDS encoding SGNH/GDSL hydrolase family protein, which yields MLPVDAPQPVAASVIEVGDARERFAQWREGKAGKVLSVSVIGDSYTAGQDFYLNKLVQRVAGEVGFAGPGYVGFNHGAALGGSHFKYTRSSDKYFGGGWKVSDLGQASPDSRTVTGKPGAWLQIDASPTPAIDTTVTQAKLLYLGNGEPHEIRYRWTPSQDWRPLQLEGSGVQEVALPDAPSAADWSFKMEVVQGAPTLFGLWMSNDQQGVRVSKLAASGAASADFYHKDPQWQTQWKAVVAKIPADVYLIMLGGNDQGFGVKPVQYLQNVQGLVSMLREIQPAASINLIMRQDTTRSSAYPMSAYAQVLEPWAREQHLGFANLQCAFGPDVKRYAAAMIGPDKIHPLPATGGKVIADYFYGWIMGGNPECGAALR from the coding sequence ATGTTGCCAGTAGACGCCCCTCAACCAGTCGCCGCCTCGGTCATCGAGGTGGGCGATGCCCGCGAGCGGTTTGCGCAGTGGCGCGAGGGTAAGGCCGGCAAGGTCTTGTCGGTCTCGGTGATCGGCGACAGCTACACCGCCGGGCAGGATTTCTACCTGAACAAACTGGTGCAGCGAGTGGCCGGCGAAGTGGGCTTCGCCGGCCCCGGTTACGTCGGCTTCAACCACGGCGCGGCGCTGGGCGGCTCGCACTTCAAATACACCCGCAGCAGCGACAAATACTTCGGTGGTGGCTGGAAAGTTTCCGACCTCGGCCAGGCCAGTCCTGACAGTCGCACAGTGACGGGCAAGCCCGGTGCATGGCTGCAGATTGACGCCAGTCCGACACCCGCGATCGACACCACCGTCACCCAGGCGAAATTGCTCTATCTGGGCAACGGTGAGCCTCACGAAATCCGCTATCGCTGGACACCCTCGCAAGACTGGCGGCCCTTGCAGCTTGAAGGCTCGGGCGTTCAGGAAGTCGCGCTGCCCGACGCACCGTCGGCGGCAGACTGGTCGTTCAAAATGGAAGTGGTGCAGGGCGCACCGACGTTGTTCGGCCTGTGGATGAGTAACGATCAGCAGGGTGTACGGGTGTCGAAACTGGCAGCGTCCGGGGCTGCGTCAGCTGACTTCTACCACAAGGATCCACAGTGGCAGACGCAGTGGAAAGCAGTCGTGGCAAAGATTCCGGCCGACGTTTACCTGATCATGCTCGGCGGCAACGACCAGGGTTTTGGCGTCAAGCCTGTGCAGTACCTACAAAACGTTCAGGGCCTGGTGAGCATGCTGCGCGAGATTCAGCCTGCGGCGAGCATTAACCTGATCATGCGTCAGGACACCACGCGCTCCAGCGCCTATCCGATGTCGGCGTATGCGCAGGTACTCGAACCCTGGGCGCGCGAGCAGCATTTGGGCTTCGCCAATCTGCAGTGCGCTTTCGGCCCCGACGTTAAACGCTACGCTGCGGCAATGATCGGCCCGGACAAGATTCATCCGCTGCCGGCCACGGGCGGCAAGGTGATTGCCGATTATTTTTATGGCTGGATTATGGGTGGCAATCCTGAGTGCGGCGCTGCCCTACGCTGA
- a CDS encoding polysaccharide pyruvyl transferase family protein has product MNVTILHGYSASNSGDGLLVDLAIALVQRNFGEDTSINVVASDPDSFSYLPHPRFDAPVMAAKGLGRVKQAVFLNQSYAGLAELLKKTDLIVGVGGGYMRSKSAFEHIKLKLGHAKQLETAILSKVPSVYLPQSIGPFHGESSKIVEHYAGADAVFVRDNRSSAIFDAYENVYRAPDLAVQSLASKILAQPKFTRCAASPATVCVVLRKPPEWSKEKKLAYVANLKLLLQRLKNKSKVVCAVQSAVRGNDDGAFYRELGITEDLLSLKATIAKYQPDLVISVRLHGAIESLLSGVPAYHISYERKGFGAYQDMGVEDWVINGGDIDVDTIINTVYKPNALSDFGQRLTDTCREIEAKTVAMDEIIKGVIR; this is encoded by the coding sequence ATGAACGTAACGATTTTGCATGGCTACAGTGCGTCCAACTCTGGTGACGGCTTGCTCGTCGATCTGGCGATTGCCCTGGTGCAGCGCAATTTTGGTGAGGACACTTCGATCAATGTCGTGGCCTCCGATCCGGACTCCTTCAGCTACTTGCCGCACCCGCGCTTCGACGCGCCAGTGATGGCGGCCAAGGGACTGGGCCGGGTCAAGCAAGCGGTGTTCCTCAATCAGTCCTATGCCGGGCTCGCCGAACTGCTGAAAAAAACCGACCTGATCGTGGGTGTCGGCGGCGGCTACATGCGCTCCAAAAGCGCTTTCGAACACATCAAGTTAAAGCTCGGTCACGCCAAGCAACTGGAGACGGCGATTCTCAGCAAAGTGCCGTCGGTGTACTTGCCGCAAAGCATCGGTCCGTTCCACGGCGAGAGCAGCAAGATCGTTGAACACTACGCCGGTGCCGACGCTGTGTTTGTGCGCGACAACCGTTCTTCGGCGATCTTCGACGCCTATGAAAATGTCTATCGCGCGCCGGATCTGGCGGTGCAGTCGCTGGCGAGCAAGATCCTCGCGCAACCGAAATTCACCCGCTGCGCCGCCTCGCCGGCCACGGTCTGCGTGGTACTGCGCAAGCCGCCGGAGTGGAGCAAGGAAAAGAAGCTCGCTTATGTCGCCAATCTCAAGCTGTTACTGCAGCGCCTGAAGAACAAAAGCAAAGTGGTCTGCGCCGTGCAGAGTGCTGTGCGCGGCAACGATGACGGGGCGTTCTATCGCGAGTTGGGTATTACCGAAGACCTGCTGTCACTGAAGGCGACCATCGCCAAATACCAACCGGATCTGGTGATTTCCGTGCGCTTGCACGGTGCGATCGAATCGCTGCTCTCCGGCGTGCCGGCGTATCACATCAGCTACGAGCGCAAGGGCTTTGGCGCGTATCAGGACATGGGCGTGGAAGACTGGGTGATCAATGGCGGCGACATCGATGTCGACACCATCATCAACACGGTTTACAAGCCCAACGCATTGTCTGATTTCGGCCAGCGCCTGACCGACACCTGCCGCGAAATCGAGGCGAAGACCGTGGCCATGGACGAGATCATCAAGGGTGTCATTCGATGA
- a CDS encoding low molecular weight protein-tyrosine-phosphatase: MFKKILVVCVGNICRSPTAELLLRNALGPSAITVSSAGLSARVGEGVEPSARQVLEDHGHCAEAFKARQLTSDIVNDSDLILVMEKKHVDQVLKIASHARGKVFLLGKWQSEREIHDPYRQGKAAFIHAHALIKDAVSSWAKRLGH; this comes from the coding sequence TTGTTCAAAAAGATCCTCGTTGTCTGCGTGGGCAATATATGCCGAAGTCCGACGGCTGAACTACTGCTGCGCAACGCGCTGGGCCCGTCGGCCATCACGGTGTCCTCCGCCGGCCTCTCCGCACGTGTGGGCGAGGGCGTTGAGCCTTCGGCGCGGCAGGTGCTCGAAGACCACGGGCATTGCGCCGAAGCGTTCAAGGCGCGGCAACTGACTTCGGACATCGTCAATGACTCGGATCTGATTCTGGTCATGGAAAAGAAGCATGTCGATCAAGTGCTGAAGATTGCCTCGCACGCCAGGGGCAAAGTGTTTTTGCTCGGTAAATGGCAGAGCGAGCGCGAAATACATGACCCGTATCGTCAAGGCAAGGCCGCTTTTATTCATGCCCACGCATTGATTAAAGATGCTGTTAGTTCATGGGCAAAGCGTCTCGGGCATTGA
- the tal gene encoding transaldolase — MTSKLEQLKQFTTVVADTGDFEAIARVKPVDATTNPSLLLKAAAIPGYAELLNACVSDCRGDVGLASDRFGVAVGQEILKVIPGRISTEVDARLSFDQDAILKRAHRLIELYDKAGIGRDRVLIKIASTWEGIRAAEILEKEGIQTNLTLLFSFAQAAACADAGVFLISPFVGRIYDWYKKANGNDYTGADDPGVQSVTRIYNYYKANDYKTVVMGASFRNLNQIEQLAGCDRLTISPDLIDKLAADTGKLERKLAPGNAGEARLSLNEAQFRWLSNEDAMATEKLAEGIRQFARDQEKLEALLQAKL, encoded by the coding sequence ATGACTTCCAAGCTGGAACAACTCAAACAGTTCACTACCGTCGTTGCCGACACCGGCGACTTCGAAGCGATCGCCCGGGTCAAGCCGGTCGACGCCACCACCAACCCTTCCCTGCTGCTCAAGGCCGCAGCGATCCCTGGCTATGCCGAGCTGCTGAACGCTTGCGTCAGCGATTGCCGCGGCGATGTCGGCCTGGCCAGCGATCGTTTTGGCGTCGCGGTCGGTCAGGAAATTCTCAAGGTGATTCCGGGCCGTATCTCCACCGAAGTGGATGCGCGCCTGTCGTTCGACCAGGATGCCATCCTCAAACGTGCGCATCGCCTGATCGAGCTGTACGACAAGGCCGGCATCGGCCGCGATCGCGTACTGATCAAGATCGCCTCGACCTGGGAAGGCATCCGCGCTGCCGAGATCCTCGAGAAGGAAGGCATCCAGACCAACCTGACCCTGCTGTTCTCCTTCGCACAGGCCGCCGCGTGCGCCGATGCCGGGGTGTTCCTGATTTCGCCGTTCGTGGGGCGCATCTACGACTGGTACAAGAAGGCCAACGGCAACGACTACACCGGTGCCGATGATCCTGGCGTACAGTCGGTAACGCGCATCTACAACTACTACAAGGCCAATGACTACAAGACCGTGGTCATGGGCGCCAGCTTCCGCAACCTCAACCAGATCGAGCAACTGGCCGGCTGCGACCGCCTGACCATCAGCCCGGACCTGATCGACAAGCTGGCTGCCGACACCGGCAAGCTGGAGCGCAAACTGGCGCCGGGCAATGCCGGCGAAGCCCGTCTGAGCCTCAACGAAGCGCAATTCCGCTGGTTGTCCAACGAAGACGCGATGGCCACCGAGAAACTGGCTGAGGGCATTCGTCAATTCGCGCGTGATCAGGAGAAGCTTGAGGCGCTGTTGCAGGCCAAGCTGTGA
- a CDS encoding glycosyltransferase produces MKKILHVAETIKGGVATVIRTISASPEGDAAKYEMVYLVPEDQARELHGIAPQQIRTFPRSGRNVPSLLRFAWRLTQVMLKEKPDVVHLHSTFSGVIGRCVCVLLRPWRKPKIVYCPHAFSFLMESSPIKQKAYAWIERVLQKVTDVIICVSQYELDKAARFGIERKRMKLIYNGIHHKDDAPKATGSEPIHLLFVGRLDYQKGFDVLLKAYAKVNRNDLKLTVVGSAVNEDSVECPPMDSVEYLPWVTPGEVQALYQKADALIVPSRWEGFAMVPLEGMAMGLPVIASNCTSLPELVTNEVSGYVFPSGDHQALADVLTIIQKPRLLDLGNEGRSIVRERFSAALMIRQTYDLYRAPTY; encoded by the coding sequence GTGAAAAAAATATTGCACGTGGCAGAGACGATCAAAGGTGGTGTCGCGACGGTCATCCGCACCATTTCGGCCTCGCCGGAAGGTGACGCGGCGAAGTATGAAATGGTTTATCTGGTCCCCGAGGACCAGGCCAGGGAGCTGCACGGCATCGCGCCGCAACAGATCCGCACTTTTCCACGCAGTGGCCGCAATGTGCCGTCGCTGTTGCGTTTTGCCTGGCGCCTGACCCAGGTGATGCTCAAGGAAAAGCCCGATGTGGTGCATTTGCACAGCACGTTTTCCGGGGTGATCGGCCGTTGCGTGTGCGTGCTGTTACGACCCTGGCGCAAACCGAAAATCGTCTACTGCCCGCACGCGTTTTCATTCCTGATGGAAAGCTCGCCGATCAAGCAGAAAGCGTATGCGTGGATCGAGCGGGTGCTGCAAAAAGTCACCGACGTGATCATCTGCGTCAGCCAGTACGAGCTGGATAAAGCCGCACGGTTCGGCATCGAGCGCAAGCGCATGAAGCTGATCTACAACGGCATTCATCACAAGGATGACGCGCCGAAAGCCACCGGCAGCGAGCCGATTCATCTGCTGTTCGTCGGCCGCCTCGACTACCAGAAAGGTTTCGACGTGCTGCTCAAGGCCTACGCCAAGGTCAACCGCAACGACCTGAAATTGACGGTGGTCGGCAGTGCGGTCAACGAGGACTCGGTCGAATGTCCACCCATGGACTCGGTTGAATACTTGCCGTGGGTCACGCCGGGCGAAGTGCAGGCGCTGTATCAAAAAGCCGACGCGCTGATCGTGCCCAGTCGCTGGGAAGGCTTTGCCATGGTCCCGCTCGAAGGCATGGCCATGGGCTTGCCGGTGATTGCCAGCAACTGCACCTCGCTGCCTGAACTGGTCACCAACGAAGTGTCCGGCTATGTCTTTCCGTCCGGTGACCACCAGGCGCTGGCCGATGTGCTGACGATCATCCAGAAGCCACGCCTGCTCGATCTCGGCAACGAAGGTCGCAGCATCGTGCGCGAGCGCTTCAGTGCCGCGCTGATGATCCGCCAGACCTACGACTTGTATCGCGCTCCCACTTATTAA